The following nucleotide sequence is from Pseudobutyrivibrio ruminis HUN009.
CCAACAAATCCTTGGACTGATACTTTATAGTGTCATCAGTTGGGCTGATGTATGAGTTCATAATATCTGCAGTCTTCTTTCCTGCCGCAGTCATATCATCAGTAGAATTAGCTCTAACTAAAACATTTTCTGGCTCGTCATATTTGTAGCTTATAGGCCAGGTTGAAAGTGGGATATAAACTGTTCCAGATTCATCCTGCATATAAGTTTCATAATCCGAAATTGAGTTGATTGTAGGCTCAAATGTTGAACGTGATGCAACAACTCCAATTACTACATATGAATCACCCTGAATCTCAAGGATTTTTCCAATTGGCTCATCATTATGAAGCAGATCCTCTACCACACCATCGTCAACAACGCATACTTTTTTATAGTTTTTAAGCTCCTCTTCAGTGAAGAGTCTACCATCTTTAACTGTAAGATTGGCTGTCGAAAAATAGTCTGTTTCAACGCCCTTTACATAGCCACCATTCATGGAATTGTTTAAATAATATACTCCATCATAAACCTGACGGTTAGCGTATTTACTTGCAGATTTGACTTCATCCAAATCCCTGATTTCAGATATAGCTTCGTCGCTTACCTGAGGAACTCCAAATGGTGCCTCGCTGTAGCTTAAATCAAGTGGCCAATCATTTTGATAAAGCTGAATATCAACTGTGTTAGAACCAGAACCAATAAGATTTTCCTTAATCTGCTGATTGGTTCCTTCGATAGTAGATACTATGGCGATAATAGCCGCAATACCAATAATGATACCCAGCATTGTCAAAAAGGATCTAAGCTTATGTGTCCATATACCTCTAAAGGCTAATCGTAAATTTTCTAACATAAGTCCTCCCTTAATACGCAAAAGAATCTACTATTTTGCAATTCATACCTTCAACTGCCCCATTTCCATAAGGGAATGCAAGGTAATCATCCATAGTAACACCGCTTTTAATTTCAATCATTGACCCCCAAAGGCTTTTACCAACTTTTACATAAACCTTTTCAAGCTTATTGTCAGCATTCATTTTCATAACATAATTGCCACCGGCATCCTTACGAACAAAGTATGTTGAGATGTAAAGGCCGGTATCTTCCTGACCAGCTGGCGTGATTGTAATATCTACTGCTGAACCTATTTCAATACCGCTACTTCTATCGAAGCTTGCCTTAAACTCATAGTTGCTGCTGTTTGTATTTCCATCTCCAGAATAGAAATTATTGTTATCTGTATTTGGAGTATCACTGATATAAGTAATAACAGCATCTGCTGTAAGGCCTGTATCCCAAGAAGAAATAGTAACTGTATCTCCAACATTTACACTATCCAGATAGAATTCTCCGATACTACCAGAAATATAGTACTCATCTGTAGCTGTAACTATCATGAATGGCTGGGTGTTGTTGTAATTGTCCTTATTTTGAACCTTCGATACTGTACCAGAGACCTTTGCTAGAATCTCACCATTGTCATTGGTGTTCTTCATAACCTCCAGCTCATTTTCCTTCTTTCTAAGATCAAGATCGTGTTTCTTAAGTGCGTTGGAAACCTCTTCGATTTTGTCCTTAAGCTGAGTTGGTGTATAACCTACAGGCGCATTGTATCGTTCGACAACGTTTCCTTCGCCATCAACACCTTCGTGACCAATCATCTCTCCTGTTTCTGCATTGTAATAGAATGTACCTACAGTAACTTCTGTTGTTTCATAATTTTCGTAGCATTCGAAAAGAGAATGGTCCGCATTTACAATTGCGTTGATTTTATCAGTGTCGTCTACTTCGTCCAAAGAATTTCCCTTTTCGTCATAATAAAGAGTAGATGTAAGATTTCCTGACTGATCAAAAAACTCTTCATAGACAATATGATCTTCCTTGTACTCACCAAAAGTAGATCCAACCTTTAATCTATATTCCTTGCCAATAAGAATCTCTCTTGTTCGAGTGTCTGGTGAGCTTGAAATATATTCAGGAATAGGTGCTGTATTCTGAAGTCTTTCAAGGGTAACTGTGTCTGCTACATAGGCTTGTCTAGCTTTTTCTACTTCAAGCTCTTTGCCTTTAATGTCCTGTGTTTCTTTCTTGACTGTCATCAGGACATCGCCCTCATTAACATGGTCCCCAGGCTGAACATTAACAGATAATATTTCTGTTCCTGAAGACAGATAAGTTGTTTGGGATTTGTCTGATGTTACATCTCCATAGCTATTGATTGAATCTCCCCAGTAGCCATCCATAGCATACATGCTAAGTGAAACAACCTCGGCAGTCTTTTTACTTTGGCTGTATCTGTAGCCTCCGTACAAGCCACCAACGGCCAAAGCTAAAATTATAACTATTATGAGGACAGGTTTAATTATCTTTTTCATTCCTTATCCTCCTCTAATCCATGATAAAGCTTGCCATCCACAATTCTGTATGTCTTTTTCGCATGACTGGCAATATTGGCATCATGAGTAATCATTATTATTGTTGTGCCTTCTTCATTAAGCTTTTCAAAAAGGTCCATGATAGCTGCACCAGATTTTTGATCCAACGCACCAGTAGGCTCATCAGCCAAAAGCACCTTTGGATTATTAACAATAGCCCTTGCTATGGCAACTCTTTGCTTCTGACCTCCAGAAAGCTGATCTGGACGGAACTTTACTCTATCAGCAAGGCCTACTCTTGTAAGTGCCTCAATTGCTCTTCTTTCTCTTTCCTTTTTAGGTACTCCTGCATATG
It contains:
- a CDS encoding ABC transporter permease gives rise to the protein MLENLRLAFRGIWTHKLRSFLTMLGIIIGIAAIIAIVSTIEGTNQQIKENLIGSGSNTVDIQLYQNDWPLDLSYSEAPFGVPQVSDEAISEIRDLDEVKSASKYANRQVYDGVYYLNNSMNGGYVKGVETDYFSTANLTVKDGRLFTEEELKNYKKVCVVDDGVVEDLLHNDEPIGKILEIQGDSYVVIGVVASRSTFEPTINSISDYETYMQDESGTVYIPLSTWPISYKYDEPENVLVRANSTDDMTAAGKKTADIMNSYISPTDDTIKYQSKDLLEQAQQLQQLSSSTNSMLIWIAAISLLVGGIGVMNIMLVSVTERTAEIGLKKAIGARKGKIMGQFLTEAAVLTSMGGVLGVASGIGLAQIISIMSGTPVAISWPAAFIAVVFSMVIGIVFGILPSHQAANLNPIDALRTN
- a CDS encoding HlyD family efflux transporter periplasmic adaptor subunit, yielding MKKIIKPVLIIVIILALAVGGLYGGYRYSQSKKTAEVVSLSMYAMDGYWGDSINSYGDVTSDKSQTTYLSSGTEILSVNVQPGDHVNEGDVLMTVKKETQDIKGKELEVEKARQAYVADTVTLERLQNTAPIPEYISSSPDTRTREILIGKEYRLKVGSTFGEYKEDHIVYEEFFDQSGNLTSTLYYDEKGNSLDEVDDTDKINAIVNADHSLFECYENYETTEVTVGTFYYNAETGEMIGHEGVDGEGNVVERYNAPVGYTPTQLKDKIEEVSNALKKHDLDLRKKENELEVMKNTNDNGEILAKVSGTVSKVQNKDNYNNTQPFMIVTATDEYYISGSIGEFYLDSVNVGDTVTISSWDTGLTADAVITYISDTPNTDNNNFYSGDGNTNSSNYEFKASFDRSSGIEIGSAVDITITPAGQEDTGLYISTYFVRKDAGGNYVMKMNADNKLEKVYVKVGKSLWGSMIEIKSGVTMDDYLAFPYGNGAVEGMNCKIVDSFAY
- a CDS encoding ABC transporter ATP-binding protein produces the protein MIVKLENIYKVYGESGTETSVPALNDVSLTVNEGEYVAIMGPSGSGKSTLMNVIGCLDKPTSGVYYFEDKDVLKLKDRQMSDLRLHSIGFVFQSFYLMNEENAIENVALPLSYAGVPKKERERRAIEALTRVGLADRVKFRPDQLSGGQKQRVAIARAIVNNPKVLLADEPTGALDQKSGAAIMDLFEKLNEEGTTIIMITHDANIASHAKKTYRIVDGKLYHGLEEDKE